The proteins below are encoded in one region of Anguilla anguilla isolate fAngAng1 chromosome 3, fAngAng1.pri, whole genome shotgun sequence:
- the phka1a gene encoding phosphorylase b kinase regulatory subunit alpha, skeletal muscle isoform isoform X4, with the protein MRSRSNSGVKLDNYARIVHQTILSHQDPVTGLLPASGDQPDAWVRDNVYSILAVWALSLAYRKNADRDEDKAKAYELEQSVVKLMRGLLQCIMRQLDKVEKFKYTKSTSDSLHAKYNTHTCAPVVGDQEWGHLQVDATSLYLLFLAQMTASGLHIVYTQDEVDVVQNLMFYIEAAYKVADYGMWERGDKTNQGIPEINASSIGMAKAALEALDELNLFGAKGGPGSVVHALADDIQHCQSILNSMLPRASTSKEVDAGILSIISYPAFAVEDISIVNLTKEEIISKLQGRYGCCRFLRDGHKTPKEDPNRLYYESAELKLFENIECEWPLFWTYLILDGIFINSPEQVQEYREALEGILIKQKDGVRLLPELYSVPPDRVEEEYVNPHSVDRIPMGKCPLKWGQSLYVVGNLLAEGFLAPGEIDPLNRRFSTIPKPDVVVQVCILAETDEIKELLQKHGIDVESVADIHPVRVQPSRVLSHIYARLGRNPRLGLTGRPYRRIGVLGTSKFYIIRNTIFSFTPQFIDHQQFYLALDNRMIVEMLRTDLSYLSSRWRMTGRPTVTFPISQTMLTEDHSDLDPAVLATLKKLQDGYFGGARIQTGKLSEFLTTSCFAHLSFMDGGKQRQTIYGSDDEDDVCIDEGAVHDLSFDESDDLTQYLDQLLAMSVSRPSPKASAAKGGLKRFKSAARKTREMVSLVAKAKDLKIDNVQMFLPSKLFYSPQPSLNLMDTGSHENRGPHVPSVSESNLPRDESGNIDYDALTQLLKDTENLQDQADILYILFKDKGMDWDTKLNGKGTTVRILLADLYEKAGDLRQWGIIRMISGLLRKKVEELDEACSDLLAHQKHLTVGLPPEPREKTITAPVPPDQLAKLIEEASENNISIAILTQEIMVFLAMNIRTQPSLFSEMFRLRIGLIIQVMATELAQSLNCSGEEATESLMSLSPSELKNLLHHILSGKEFGVQKSVRAVDTGISPAISIHEVGNVGATKSERAGISKLKSDMKMMEERRLSLVDQSQSLPTHALDMENIEEGVSDRTNAIQIPFPGDV; encoded by the exons ATGAGGAGTCGCAGTAATTCCGGGGTCAAGCTTGACAACTATGCCCGGATCGTGCATCAGACGATCCTGAGTCACCAA GACCCTGTGACGGGGCTCCTTCCAGCCAGTGGGGATCAGCCAGATGCCTGGGTCCGAGACAACGTTTACAGCATCCTGGCTGTGTGGGCGCTCAGTCTGGCCTATCGCAAAAATGCCGACCGAGACGAGGACAAAGCCAAAGCCTATGAGCTGGAGCAG AGTGTGGTTAAGCTCATGAGAGGACTCCTGCAGTGTATAATGAGACAG TTGGACAAAGTGGAGAAGTTCAAGTACACCAAGAGCACCTCAGACTCCCTCCATGCCAAGTACAACACGCACACCTGTGCCCCTGTAGTGGGTGACCAGGAGTGGGGGCACCTGCAGGTGGATGCCACCTCACTCTACCTGCTCTTCCTGGCACAGATGACTGCCTCAG GCCTGCATATTGTTTACACACAGGACGAGGTGGATGTAGTTCAGAACCTGATGTTCTACATTGAGGCTGCATACAAAGTTGCA GATTATGGTATGTGGGAACGAGGTGACAAAACCAATCAGGGAATCCCTGAGATCAATGCCAGCTCTATCGGCATGGCCAAG GCAGCGCTAGAAGCCTTGGATGAACTAAATCTTTTCGGTGCCAAAGGGGGTCCAGGATCTGTGGTCCATGCTTTGGCTGATGACATACAGCACTGTCAG TCCATCCTCAATTCAATGTTGCCGAGGGCATCAACCTCCAAGGAAGTTGATGCTGGGATCCTCTCCATCATCTCGTACCCAGCCTTCGCGGTGGAGGACATTAGTATTGTCAACTTGACGAAGGAGGAGATCATTTCCAAGCTTCAG GGTAGGTATGGATGCTGCAGGTTCCTCAGAGATGGCCACAAAACCCCTAAAGAG GACCCCAACAGGCTGTACTATGAGTCAGCGGAGCTCAAGCTGTTTGAGAACATTGAATGTGAGTGGCCTCTGTTCTGGACATACCTCATCCTGGATGGGATCTTCATCAACAGCCcagagcag GTTCAGGAGTACAGAGAGGCTCTGGAAGGGATTCTCATCAAGCAGAAGGATGGGGTCCGCCTCCTGCCCGAGCTCTACAGTGTTCCCCCGGACCGG GTGGAAGAGGAGTATGTTAATCCCCATTCAGTGGACAGAATTCCAATGGGAAAGTGCCCTCTCAAGTGGGGACAGTCACTTTACGTAGTGGGCAACCTTCTTGCTGAG ggctTCCTGGCCCCTGGTGAGATTGACCCTCTCAATAGGCGATTCTCCACCATCCCAAAACCTGATGTGGTGGTTCAGG tgtgcaTCCTGGCAGAGACAGATGAGATTAAAGAGCTCCTTCAGAAGCATGGGATTGATGTGGAGAGTGTGGCGGACATCCATCCAGTTCGAGTGCAGCCGTCAAGGGTGCTGAGCCACATCTATGCAAGGCTTG GCCGCAACCCCAGACTAGGGCTGACTGGAAGACCGTACCGTCGCATTGGAGTTCTGGGAACCTCCAAGTTCTACATCATCCGCAATACCATCTTCTCCTTTACTCCTCAG TTCATCGACCACCAGCAGTTTTACCTGGCTCTGGATAACAGAATGATCGTGGAGATGCTGCGCACTGACCTCTCCTACCTCTCCTCTCGCTGGAGAATGACCGGCCGTCCCACAGTCACCTTCCCCATCTCACAGACCATGCTCA CTGAAGACCATTCGGACCTAGATCCTGCTGTACTGGCTACTCTCAAAAAATTACAGGATGGCTACTTTGGAGGGGCTAG GATACAGACTGGGAAGTTGTCAGAGTTCCTGACGACTTCCTGCTTTGCTCACCTGAGCTTCATGGATGGTGGTAAGCAGCGACAGACCATCTATGGAAGTGACGATGAGGATGATGTCTGCATTGATGAAGGAGCAGTGCATGATTTGAGCTTTGATG AGTCTGATGACCTGACGCAGTACTTAGACCAGCTGCTGGCGATGAGCGTGTCCAGGCCCAGCCCCAAGGCCAGCGCCGCCAAGGGCGGCCTCAAGCGCTTCAAGTCCGCCGCCCGCAAGACCCGCGAAATGGTCTCCCTCGTGGCCAAGGCCAAGGACCTCAAAATCGACA ATGTGCAGATGTTCCTGCCCAGCAAGCTGTTCTACTCCCCCCAGCCGTCTCTCAACCTGATGGACACAGGCTCCCATGAGAACAGG GGGCCCCACGTGCCGTCGGTCTCCGAGAGCAACCTGCCCCGGGACGAGAGTGGGAACATCGACTACGATGCCCTGACGCAGCTGCTGAAGGACACCGAGAACCTACAGGACCAGGCCGACATCCTCTACATCCTCTTCAAAGACAA GGGTATGGACTGGGACACAAAGCTGAATGGCAAGGGTACGACGGTGAGGATCCTGCTTGCGGATCTGTACGAGAAGGCCGGAGACCTGCGACAGTGGGGGATCATCCGCATGATCTCCGGGCTGCTGCGCaagaaggtggaggagctggaTGAG GCTTGCTCCGATCTGCTCGCCCACCAGAAGCACCTGACGGTGGGCTTACCCCCAGAGCCACGGGAAAAGACCATCACGGC CCCTGTGCCTCCTGACCAGCTGGCCAAGCTGATCGAGGAAGCGAGTGAGAACAACATCAGCATCGCTATACTCACACAG GAGATCATGGTTTTCCTGGCCATGAACATCCGCACGCAGCCAAGCCTCTTCAGCGAGATGTTCCGCCTGAGGATTGGCCTCATCATCCAGGTCATGGCCACTGAGCTCGCCCAGTCGCTCAACTGCTCAG GTGAGGAGGCCACAGAGAGTCTTATGAGCCTGAGTCCCTCAGAGCTGAAGAACCTTCTGCACCACATCCTCAGTGGGAAAGAGTTTGGGGTACAGAAAAGCG TGCGCGCTGTGGACACTGGCATCAGTCCAGCCATCTCCATCCACGAGGTGGGTAACGTGGGCGCCACCAAGAGTGAGAGGGCTGGCATCAGCAAGCTGAAGAGTGACATGAAGATG ATGGAGGAGCGTAGGTTGTCATTGGTGGACCAGAGTCAG AGTTTGCCTACACATGCACTTGACATGGAGAACATTGAGGAAGGAGTAAGTGACAGGACCAATG CGATACAGATTCCCTTCCCTGGAGACGTTTGA
- the phka1a gene encoding phosphorylase b kinase regulatory subunit alpha, skeletal muscle isoform isoform X1: MRSRSNSGVKLDNYARIVHQTILSHQDPVTGLLPASGDQPDAWVRDNVYSILAVWALSLAYRKNADRDEDKAKAYELEQSVVKLMRGLLQCIMRQLDKVEKFKYTKSTSDSLHAKYNTHTCAPVVGDQEWGHLQVDATSLYLLFLAQMTASGLHIVYTQDEVDVVQNLMFYIEAAYKVADYGMWERGDKTNQGIPEINASSIGMAKAALEALDELNLFGAKGGPGSVVHALADDIQHCQSILNSMLPRASTSKEVDAGILSIISYPAFAVEDISIVNLTKEEIISKLQGRYGCCRFLRDGHKTPKEDPNRLYYESAELKLFENIECEWPLFWTYLILDGIFINSPEQVQEYREALEGILIKQKDGVRLLPELYSVPPDRVEEEYVNPHSVDRIPMGKCPLKWGQSLYVVGNLLAEGFLAPGEIDPLNRRFSTIPKPDVVVQVCILAETDEIKELLQKHGIDVESVADIHPVRVQPSRVLSHIYARLGRNPRLGLTGRPYRRIGVLGTSKFYIIRNTIFSFTPQFIDHQQFYLALDNRMIVEMLRTDLSYLSSRWRMTGRPTVTFPISQTMLTEDHSDLDPAVLATLKKLQDGYFGGARIQTGKLSEFLTTSCFAHLSFMDGGKQRQTIYGSDDEDDVCIDEGAVHDLSFDESDDLTQYLDQLLAMSVSRPSPKASAAKGGLKRFKSAARKTREMVSLVAKAKDLKIDNVQMFLPSKLFYSPQPSLNLMDTGSHENRGPHVPSVSESNLPRDESGNIDYDALTQLLKDTENLQDQADILYILFKDKGMDWDTKLNGKGTTVRILLADLYEKAGDLRQWGIIRMISGLLRKKVEELDEACSDLLAHQKHLTVGLPPEPREKTITAPVPPDQLAKLIEEASENNISIAILTQEIMVFLAMNIRTQPSLFSEMFRLRIGLIIQVMATELAQSLNCSGEEATESLMSLSPSELKNLLHHILSGKEFGVQKSVRAVDTGISPAISIHEVGNVGATKSERAGISKLKSDMKMMEERRLSLVDQSQSLPTHALDMENIEEGRYRFPSLETFEGAFSVPAARDSRQGQWLRRRRLDGALNRVPVGFYQKVWKILQKCHGLSIEGFVLPSSTTREMTPGEIKFAVHVETVLNRVPQPEYRQLLVEAILVLTMLADIDIQSVGSIIHIEKIVHIANDMFYQDQKDLGAEENILERDHSTGICKLLYDSAPSGRYGSMTYLTKAVATYVQDFLPSGACALQ, translated from the exons ATGAGGAGTCGCAGTAATTCCGGGGTCAAGCTTGACAACTATGCCCGGATCGTGCATCAGACGATCCTGAGTCACCAA GACCCTGTGACGGGGCTCCTTCCAGCCAGTGGGGATCAGCCAGATGCCTGGGTCCGAGACAACGTTTACAGCATCCTGGCTGTGTGGGCGCTCAGTCTGGCCTATCGCAAAAATGCCGACCGAGACGAGGACAAAGCCAAAGCCTATGAGCTGGAGCAG AGTGTGGTTAAGCTCATGAGAGGACTCCTGCAGTGTATAATGAGACAG TTGGACAAAGTGGAGAAGTTCAAGTACACCAAGAGCACCTCAGACTCCCTCCATGCCAAGTACAACACGCACACCTGTGCCCCTGTAGTGGGTGACCAGGAGTGGGGGCACCTGCAGGTGGATGCCACCTCACTCTACCTGCTCTTCCTGGCACAGATGACTGCCTCAG GCCTGCATATTGTTTACACACAGGACGAGGTGGATGTAGTTCAGAACCTGATGTTCTACATTGAGGCTGCATACAAAGTTGCA GATTATGGTATGTGGGAACGAGGTGACAAAACCAATCAGGGAATCCCTGAGATCAATGCCAGCTCTATCGGCATGGCCAAG GCAGCGCTAGAAGCCTTGGATGAACTAAATCTTTTCGGTGCCAAAGGGGGTCCAGGATCTGTGGTCCATGCTTTGGCTGATGACATACAGCACTGTCAG TCCATCCTCAATTCAATGTTGCCGAGGGCATCAACCTCCAAGGAAGTTGATGCTGGGATCCTCTCCATCATCTCGTACCCAGCCTTCGCGGTGGAGGACATTAGTATTGTCAACTTGACGAAGGAGGAGATCATTTCCAAGCTTCAG GGTAGGTATGGATGCTGCAGGTTCCTCAGAGATGGCCACAAAACCCCTAAAGAG GACCCCAACAGGCTGTACTATGAGTCAGCGGAGCTCAAGCTGTTTGAGAACATTGAATGTGAGTGGCCTCTGTTCTGGACATACCTCATCCTGGATGGGATCTTCATCAACAGCCcagagcag GTTCAGGAGTACAGAGAGGCTCTGGAAGGGATTCTCATCAAGCAGAAGGATGGGGTCCGCCTCCTGCCCGAGCTCTACAGTGTTCCCCCGGACCGG GTGGAAGAGGAGTATGTTAATCCCCATTCAGTGGACAGAATTCCAATGGGAAAGTGCCCTCTCAAGTGGGGACAGTCACTTTACGTAGTGGGCAACCTTCTTGCTGAG ggctTCCTGGCCCCTGGTGAGATTGACCCTCTCAATAGGCGATTCTCCACCATCCCAAAACCTGATGTGGTGGTTCAGG tgtgcaTCCTGGCAGAGACAGATGAGATTAAAGAGCTCCTTCAGAAGCATGGGATTGATGTGGAGAGTGTGGCGGACATCCATCCAGTTCGAGTGCAGCCGTCAAGGGTGCTGAGCCACATCTATGCAAGGCTTG GCCGCAACCCCAGACTAGGGCTGACTGGAAGACCGTACCGTCGCATTGGAGTTCTGGGAACCTCCAAGTTCTACATCATCCGCAATACCATCTTCTCCTTTACTCCTCAG TTCATCGACCACCAGCAGTTTTACCTGGCTCTGGATAACAGAATGATCGTGGAGATGCTGCGCACTGACCTCTCCTACCTCTCCTCTCGCTGGAGAATGACCGGCCGTCCCACAGTCACCTTCCCCATCTCACAGACCATGCTCA CTGAAGACCATTCGGACCTAGATCCTGCTGTACTGGCTACTCTCAAAAAATTACAGGATGGCTACTTTGGAGGGGCTAG GATACAGACTGGGAAGTTGTCAGAGTTCCTGACGACTTCCTGCTTTGCTCACCTGAGCTTCATGGATGGTGGTAAGCAGCGACAGACCATCTATGGAAGTGACGATGAGGATGATGTCTGCATTGATGAAGGAGCAGTGCATGATTTGAGCTTTGATG AGTCTGATGACCTGACGCAGTACTTAGACCAGCTGCTGGCGATGAGCGTGTCCAGGCCCAGCCCCAAGGCCAGCGCCGCCAAGGGCGGCCTCAAGCGCTTCAAGTCCGCCGCCCGCAAGACCCGCGAAATGGTCTCCCTCGTGGCCAAGGCCAAGGACCTCAAAATCGACA ATGTGCAGATGTTCCTGCCCAGCAAGCTGTTCTACTCCCCCCAGCCGTCTCTCAACCTGATGGACACAGGCTCCCATGAGAACAGG GGGCCCCACGTGCCGTCGGTCTCCGAGAGCAACCTGCCCCGGGACGAGAGTGGGAACATCGACTACGATGCCCTGACGCAGCTGCTGAAGGACACCGAGAACCTACAGGACCAGGCCGACATCCTCTACATCCTCTTCAAAGACAA GGGTATGGACTGGGACACAAAGCTGAATGGCAAGGGTACGACGGTGAGGATCCTGCTTGCGGATCTGTACGAGAAGGCCGGAGACCTGCGACAGTGGGGGATCATCCGCATGATCTCCGGGCTGCTGCGCaagaaggtggaggagctggaTGAG GCTTGCTCCGATCTGCTCGCCCACCAGAAGCACCTGACGGTGGGCTTACCCCCAGAGCCACGGGAAAAGACCATCACGGC CCCTGTGCCTCCTGACCAGCTGGCCAAGCTGATCGAGGAAGCGAGTGAGAACAACATCAGCATCGCTATACTCACACAG GAGATCATGGTTTTCCTGGCCATGAACATCCGCACGCAGCCAAGCCTCTTCAGCGAGATGTTCCGCCTGAGGATTGGCCTCATCATCCAGGTCATGGCCACTGAGCTCGCCCAGTCGCTCAACTGCTCAG GTGAGGAGGCCACAGAGAGTCTTATGAGCCTGAGTCCCTCAGAGCTGAAGAACCTTCTGCACCACATCCTCAGTGGGAAAGAGTTTGGGGTACAGAAAAGCG TGCGCGCTGTGGACACTGGCATCAGTCCAGCCATCTCCATCCACGAGGTGGGTAACGTGGGCGCCACCAAGAGTGAGAGGGCTGGCATCAGCAAGCTGAAGAGTGACATGAAGATG ATGGAGGAGCGTAGGTTGTCATTGGTGGACCAGAGTCAG AGTTTGCCTACACATGCACTTGACATGGAGAACATTGAGGAAGGA CGATACAGATTCCCTTCCCTGGAGACGTTTGAGGGGGCGTTCAGTGTGCCTGCAGCCCGGGACAGTCGACAGGGACAGTGGCTGCGCAGGAGAAGGCTGGATGGGGCCCTCAACAGAGTCCCCGTGGGCTTCTACCAGAAAGTGTGGAAGATCCTCCAGAAG TGTCATGGTCTGTCCATTGAGGGGTTTGTTCTCCCGTCCTCAACCACCCGAGAG ATGACCCCCGGTGAGATTAAGTTTGCCGTGCACGTGGAGACCGTGTTAAACCGTGTGCCCCAGCCTGAGTACAGGCAGCTGCTGGTGGAGGCCATCTTAGTGCTCACTATGCTTGCTGACATCGACATACAGAGCGTTGGCAGCATTATTCACATAGAGAAGATTGTACACATCGCCAATGATATGTTCTACCAGGACCAG AAAGACCTGGGAGCGGAGGAGAACATCCTAGAAAGAGACCACTCTACTGGGATCTGCAAGCTACTGTATGACAGTGCACCCAGTGGTCGCTATGGCAGCATGACTTACCTCACCAAGGCCGTGGCCACCTATGTTCAGGACTTCCTGCCGAGTGGCGCTTGTGCCCTGCAGTGA
- the phka1a gene encoding phosphorylase b kinase regulatory subunit alpha, skeletal muscle isoform isoform X2 has product MRSRSNSGVKLDNYARIVHQTILSHQDPVTGLLPASGDQPDAWVRDNVYSILAVWALSLAYRKNADRDEDKAKAYELEQSVVKLMRGLLQCIMRQLDKVEKFKYTKSTSDSLHAKYNTHTCAPVVGDQEWGHLQVDATSLYLLFLAQMTASGLHIVYTQDEVDVVQNLMFYIEAAYKVADYGMWERGDKTNQGIPEINASSIGMAKAALEALDELNLFGAKGGPGSVVHALADDIQHCQSILNSMLPRASTSKEVDAGILSIISYPAFAVEDISIVNLTKEEIISKLQGRYGCCRFLRDGHKTPKEDPNRLYYESAELKLFENIECEWPLFWTYLILDGIFINSPEQVQEYREALEGILIKQKDGVRLLPELYSVPPDRVEEEYVNPHSVDRIPMGKCPLKWGQSLYVVGNLLAEGFLAPGEIDPLNRRFSTIPKPDVVVQVCILAETDEIKELLQKHGIDVESVADIHPVRVQPSRVLSHIYARLGRNPRLGLTGRPYRRIGVLGTSKFYIIRNTIFSFTPQFIDHQQFYLALDNRMIVEMLRTDLSYLSSRWRMTGRPTVTFPISQTMLTEDHSDLDPAVLATLKKLQDGYFGGARIQTGKLSEFLTTSCFAHLSFMDGGKQRQTIYGSDDEDDVCIDEGAVHDLSFDESDDLTQYLDQLLAMSVSRPSPKASAAKGGLKRFKSAARKTREMVSLVAKAKDLKIDNVQMFLPSKLFYSPQPSLNLMDTGSHENRGPHVPSVSESNLPRDESGNIDYDALTQLLKDTENLQDQADILYILFKDKGMDWDTKLNGKGTTVRILLADLYEKAGDLRQWGIIRMISGLLRKKVEELDEACSDLLAHQKHLTVGLPPEPREKTITAPVPPDQLAKLIEEASENNISIAILTQEIMVFLAMNIRTQPSLFSEMFRLRIGLIIQVMATELAQSLNCSGEEATESLMSLSPSELKNLLHHILSGKEFGVQKSVRAVDTGISPAISIHEVGNVGATKSERAGISKLKSDMKMSLPTHALDMENIEEGRYRFPSLETFEGAFSVPAARDSRQGQWLRRRRLDGALNRVPVGFYQKVWKILQKCHGLSIEGFVLPSSTTREMTPGEIKFAVHVETVLNRVPQPEYRQLLVEAILVLTMLADIDIQSVGSIIHIEKIVHIANDMFYQDQKDLGAEENILERDHSTGICKLLYDSAPSGRYGSMTYLTKAVATYVQDFLPSGACALQ; this is encoded by the exons ATGAGGAGTCGCAGTAATTCCGGGGTCAAGCTTGACAACTATGCCCGGATCGTGCATCAGACGATCCTGAGTCACCAA GACCCTGTGACGGGGCTCCTTCCAGCCAGTGGGGATCAGCCAGATGCCTGGGTCCGAGACAACGTTTACAGCATCCTGGCTGTGTGGGCGCTCAGTCTGGCCTATCGCAAAAATGCCGACCGAGACGAGGACAAAGCCAAAGCCTATGAGCTGGAGCAG AGTGTGGTTAAGCTCATGAGAGGACTCCTGCAGTGTATAATGAGACAG TTGGACAAAGTGGAGAAGTTCAAGTACACCAAGAGCACCTCAGACTCCCTCCATGCCAAGTACAACACGCACACCTGTGCCCCTGTAGTGGGTGACCAGGAGTGGGGGCACCTGCAGGTGGATGCCACCTCACTCTACCTGCTCTTCCTGGCACAGATGACTGCCTCAG GCCTGCATATTGTTTACACACAGGACGAGGTGGATGTAGTTCAGAACCTGATGTTCTACATTGAGGCTGCATACAAAGTTGCA GATTATGGTATGTGGGAACGAGGTGACAAAACCAATCAGGGAATCCCTGAGATCAATGCCAGCTCTATCGGCATGGCCAAG GCAGCGCTAGAAGCCTTGGATGAACTAAATCTTTTCGGTGCCAAAGGGGGTCCAGGATCTGTGGTCCATGCTTTGGCTGATGACATACAGCACTGTCAG TCCATCCTCAATTCAATGTTGCCGAGGGCATCAACCTCCAAGGAAGTTGATGCTGGGATCCTCTCCATCATCTCGTACCCAGCCTTCGCGGTGGAGGACATTAGTATTGTCAACTTGACGAAGGAGGAGATCATTTCCAAGCTTCAG GGTAGGTATGGATGCTGCAGGTTCCTCAGAGATGGCCACAAAACCCCTAAAGAG GACCCCAACAGGCTGTACTATGAGTCAGCGGAGCTCAAGCTGTTTGAGAACATTGAATGTGAGTGGCCTCTGTTCTGGACATACCTCATCCTGGATGGGATCTTCATCAACAGCCcagagcag GTTCAGGAGTACAGAGAGGCTCTGGAAGGGATTCTCATCAAGCAGAAGGATGGGGTCCGCCTCCTGCCCGAGCTCTACAGTGTTCCCCCGGACCGG GTGGAAGAGGAGTATGTTAATCCCCATTCAGTGGACAGAATTCCAATGGGAAAGTGCCCTCTCAAGTGGGGACAGTCACTTTACGTAGTGGGCAACCTTCTTGCTGAG ggctTCCTGGCCCCTGGTGAGATTGACCCTCTCAATAGGCGATTCTCCACCATCCCAAAACCTGATGTGGTGGTTCAGG tgtgcaTCCTGGCAGAGACAGATGAGATTAAAGAGCTCCTTCAGAAGCATGGGATTGATGTGGAGAGTGTGGCGGACATCCATCCAGTTCGAGTGCAGCCGTCAAGGGTGCTGAGCCACATCTATGCAAGGCTTG GCCGCAACCCCAGACTAGGGCTGACTGGAAGACCGTACCGTCGCATTGGAGTTCTGGGAACCTCCAAGTTCTACATCATCCGCAATACCATCTTCTCCTTTACTCCTCAG TTCATCGACCACCAGCAGTTTTACCTGGCTCTGGATAACAGAATGATCGTGGAGATGCTGCGCACTGACCTCTCCTACCTCTCCTCTCGCTGGAGAATGACCGGCCGTCCCACAGTCACCTTCCCCATCTCACAGACCATGCTCA CTGAAGACCATTCGGACCTAGATCCTGCTGTACTGGCTACTCTCAAAAAATTACAGGATGGCTACTTTGGAGGGGCTAG GATACAGACTGGGAAGTTGTCAGAGTTCCTGACGACTTCCTGCTTTGCTCACCTGAGCTTCATGGATGGTGGTAAGCAGCGACAGACCATCTATGGAAGTGACGATGAGGATGATGTCTGCATTGATGAAGGAGCAGTGCATGATTTGAGCTTTGATG AGTCTGATGACCTGACGCAGTACTTAGACCAGCTGCTGGCGATGAGCGTGTCCAGGCCCAGCCCCAAGGCCAGCGCCGCCAAGGGCGGCCTCAAGCGCTTCAAGTCCGCCGCCCGCAAGACCCGCGAAATGGTCTCCCTCGTGGCCAAGGCCAAGGACCTCAAAATCGACA ATGTGCAGATGTTCCTGCCCAGCAAGCTGTTCTACTCCCCCCAGCCGTCTCTCAACCTGATGGACACAGGCTCCCATGAGAACAGG GGGCCCCACGTGCCGTCGGTCTCCGAGAGCAACCTGCCCCGGGACGAGAGTGGGAACATCGACTACGATGCCCTGACGCAGCTGCTGAAGGACACCGAGAACCTACAGGACCAGGCCGACATCCTCTACATCCTCTTCAAAGACAA GGGTATGGACTGGGACACAAAGCTGAATGGCAAGGGTACGACGGTGAGGATCCTGCTTGCGGATCTGTACGAGAAGGCCGGAGACCTGCGACAGTGGGGGATCATCCGCATGATCTCCGGGCTGCTGCGCaagaaggtggaggagctggaTGAG GCTTGCTCCGATCTGCTCGCCCACCAGAAGCACCTGACGGTGGGCTTACCCCCAGAGCCACGGGAAAAGACCATCACGGC CCCTGTGCCTCCTGACCAGCTGGCCAAGCTGATCGAGGAAGCGAGTGAGAACAACATCAGCATCGCTATACTCACACAG GAGATCATGGTTTTCCTGGCCATGAACATCCGCACGCAGCCAAGCCTCTTCAGCGAGATGTTCCGCCTGAGGATTGGCCTCATCATCCAGGTCATGGCCACTGAGCTCGCCCAGTCGCTCAACTGCTCAG GTGAGGAGGCCACAGAGAGTCTTATGAGCCTGAGTCCCTCAGAGCTGAAGAACCTTCTGCACCACATCCTCAGTGGGAAAGAGTTTGGGGTACAGAAAAGCG TGCGCGCTGTGGACACTGGCATCAGTCCAGCCATCTCCATCCACGAGGTGGGTAACGTGGGCGCCACCAAGAGTGAGAGGGCTGGCATCAGCAAGCTGAAGAGTGACATGAAGATG AGTTTGCCTACACATGCACTTGACATGGAGAACATTGAGGAAGGA CGATACAGATTCCCTTCCCTGGAGACGTTTGAGGGGGCGTTCAGTGTGCCTGCAGCCCGGGACAGTCGACAGGGACAGTGGCTGCGCAGGAGAAGGCTGGATGGGGCCCTCAACAGAGTCCCCGTGGGCTTCTACCAGAAAGTGTGGAAGATCCTCCAGAAG TGTCATGGTCTGTCCATTGAGGGGTTTGTTCTCCCGTCCTCAACCACCCGAGAG ATGACCCCCGGTGAGATTAAGTTTGCCGTGCACGTGGAGACCGTGTTAAACCGTGTGCCCCAGCCTGAGTACAGGCAGCTGCTGGTGGAGGCCATCTTAGTGCTCACTATGCTTGCTGACATCGACATACAGAGCGTTGGCAGCATTATTCACATAGAGAAGATTGTACACATCGCCAATGATATGTTCTACCAGGACCAG AAAGACCTGGGAGCGGAGGAGAACATCCTAGAAAGAGACCACTCTACTGGGATCTGCAAGCTACTGTATGACAGTGCACCCAGTGGTCGCTATGGCAGCATGACTTACCTCACCAAGGCCGTGGCCACCTATGTTCAGGACTTCCTGCCGAGTGGCGCTTGTGCCCTGCAGTGA